A single genomic interval of Scyliorhinus canicula chromosome 15, sScyCan1.1, whole genome shotgun sequence harbors:
- the smim29 gene encoding small integral membrane protein 29 gives MNNSSTIVPPAVKSNTVARSVLVPFFLLTLIGIAVAMVMYLRKRRRLDKLRHQLLPVYTYDPTEEVNEAEEELLLDSDEPQVIQAWGTSQQYRRAFFTKDMKA, from the exons ATGAATAACTCTTCAACGATTGTTCCTCCTGCTGTCAAAAGTAATACAGTTGCAAGATCTGTTCTCGTGCCTTTCTTCCTTCTGACATTAATTGGTATCGCTGTTGCCATG GTGATGTATCTTCGGAAGAGACGCAG GTTGGACAAGCTGCGACATCAGCTACTGCCTGTTTACACCTATGACCCCACTGAGGAGGTGAATGAAGCTGAGGAAGAGCTTCTCCTGGACAGTGATGAACCACAA GTTATACAAGCCTGGGGGACATCACAACAATATAGAAGAGCATTTTTCACAAAGGACATGAAAGCCTGA